A single window of Vibrio campbellii CAIM 519 = NBRC 15631 = ATCC 25920 DNA harbors:
- the icmH gene encoding type IVB secretion system protein IcmH/DotU, translated as MSYAETDVTVVLFQPEPGKPMEVMPAPDLSRNIAVQDLNIENMGINPLVDQFSWLIASLSCMSSIPWLDDPMPFREQVAREIRKGERKLNEMELDRASILVIRYCLCAAIDESVCRQEWGANSHWSQNSLLSEFHNETSGGDKFFVILERLKADPRKYRQVIEFLYLLLQLGFQGKYGREERGNEKLAEIGNTIYRLVRDERLAEQEKVSLVNLKAKYLKKPLKRVISPKLILGVSAITFAIMYAATYIVIDLKFQQLLEVYR; from the coding sequence ATGAGTTATGCAGAAACCGACGTCACCGTAGTCTTATTCCAACCAGAGCCTGGCAAACCGATGGAGGTGATGCCAGCGCCTGACTTATCTCGTAACATCGCGGTACAAGACTTAAACATTGAAAACATGGGCATCAACCCTTTGGTCGATCAATTCTCATGGTTGATCGCCAGTTTGTCTTGTATGTCCTCAATTCCTTGGCTTGATGACCCAATGCCGTTCCGTGAACAAGTGGCTCGCGAGATAAGAAAAGGCGAACGTAAGCTCAATGAAATGGAATTGGATCGCGCATCCATTTTGGTCATCCGATACTGTTTGTGTGCTGCGATTGATGAATCGGTTTGCCGACAAGAGTGGGGCGCTAACAGCCATTGGAGCCAAAACAGTTTGTTGTCAGAGTTCCACAACGAAACATCTGGCGGCGATAAGTTCTTCGTTATTCTCGAGCGTTTAAAAGCAGACCCGCGCAAATACCGTCAGGTCATCGAATTCTTGTATTTGCTGCTTCAACTTGGCTTTCAAGGCAAATATGGCCGCGAAGAGCGCGGTAACGAAAAGCTCGCAGAAATCGGCAATACCATTTATCGCTTAGTACGTGATGAACGTTTGGCGGAGCAAGAGAAAGTCTCTCTGGTTAACCTTAAGGCCAAATACCTCAAAAAACCGTTAAAAAGGGTGATTTCACCCAAGCTGATTTTAGGCGTCAGTGCGATTACCTTCGCAATCATGTATGCCGCGACTTACATCGTTATAGATTTAAAGTTTCAGCAATTGCTTGAAGTGTATCGATAA
- the tssK gene encoding type VI secretion system baseplate subunit TssK, with product MSLYNPVVWQDGMFMKPQHFQQLDRSQSKLSSMLSANASPLHWGIKRLEINSQLLALGKIGITRAEGILQDRTPFELPLLAELPEVKDVDPSIADKVVYLCCPLPSERSELFGTKKDGARYTMESQEAVDACYDSEDMANIVVGKLNFCLMYDHEDKSAYTSIPILKISEVKPDGSVILDESFIPTCIDIHASTVLNKFATEFASMLKHRAESIVQRLGVVDQQGVSSVSDFMLLQALNRYEPLFWHFASAEGVHPESFYRILLQAEGELSTLCSASRRPVEFTKYNHGDLTSCLSRTLDSAKMTLSVMSEQRAIPLTLRDQNYGIRTAAIPDSKIIDTTTFILAVKADVTLDVLHTQFVSQTKIGSIDNIRDLINLQLPGIEIKPMPVVPRALPYHAGYTYFELDKTGEEWAALKNTAAIAVHVAGDFANLSLQLWAVRL from the coding sequence ATGTCTTTATACAATCCAGTTGTTTGGCAAGATGGAATGTTCATGAAGCCGCAGCACTTTCAGCAACTCGATCGTTCGCAAAGTAAACTGTCGAGCATGTTGAGCGCAAATGCATCACCTTTGCATTGGGGCATTAAGCGTTTAGAGATTAACTCGCAACTGCTGGCGTTGGGCAAAATTGGTATCACTCGTGCTGAAGGTATTCTTCAAGACAGAACGCCATTTGAGTTGCCGCTGCTGGCCGAACTTCCAGAAGTGAAAGACGTTGATCCTTCGATTGCTGACAAGGTGGTTTACCTTTGTTGTCCGCTACCTTCTGAGCGCTCTGAGCTATTCGGTACCAAGAAAGACGGCGCACGTTACACGATGGAATCTCAAGAGGCGGTTGACGCTTGTTATGATTCGGAAGATATGGCGAACATCGTAGTGGGTAAGCTTAACTTCTGTTTGATGTATGACCATGAAGATAAGAGTGCTTACACATCGATTCCAATTCTAAAGATCTCAGAAGTAAAGCCAGACGGCAGTGTTATCTTGGATGAAAGCTTTATTCCGACTTGTATTGATATCCATGCTTCAACCGTACTGAACAAGTTCGCCACCGAATTCGCATCTATGTTGAAACACCGTGCAGAATCTATCGTTCAGCGCTTAGGTGTGGTTGACCAGCAAGGCGTATCTTCAGTTTCTGATTTCATGCTGCTACAAGCCCTAAACCGATACGAGCCGCTATTCTGGCACTTTGCAAGCGCTGAAGGGGTTCATCCTGAGTCGTTTTATCGCATTCTTCTTCAGGCGGAAGGTGAGCTTTCGACTTTGTGTTCAGCGTCTCGTCGTCCAGTCGAGTTCACCAAATACAACCATGGCGACCTAACCAGCTGTCTATCGCGTACATTGGATAGTGCGAAGATGACACTAAGTGTGATGTCTGAGCAACGTGCAATCCCACTGACGTTGAGAGACCAAAACTATGGTATTAGAACGGCAGCGATTCCAGACAGCAAGATCATCGATACCACAACCTTTATTCTTGCGGTTAAAGCTGATGTTACTTTGGATGTTCTACATACTCAGTTTGTTAGCCAAACGAAGATCGGTTCTATCGATAACATTCGTGACTTGATTAACCTTCAACTGCCGGGCATCGAGATTAAACCAATGCCAGTCGTACCTCGAGCATTGCCTTACCACGCAGGTTACACCTACTTCGAACTGGATAAGACAGGCGAAGAGTGGGCGGCACTGAAAAACACTGCTGCGATAGCGGTTCACGTAGCCGGCGACTTTGCTAACTTGTCGTTGCAACTATGGGCTGTTCGTCTATGA
- a CDS encoding FHA domain-containing protein codes for MQTHQLVLFISKCPEEYTGAKHVEMPEGGGSVGRASSCTLPLVDHNRFISGTHCLISVYGDTYYISDVSTNGTMVNGNKILKNQPVSIVDGDVISLGQYEIGVSLEHVTAAQDIASDIAPERVSNDPLVNLGEAVVEEEEKVGALEDLFMETKQDDVNTDDPIAHLKFSMQREDDHLIRDVEKPEPAKAKPVENTRQVVDDSFSIHSEFDIPNLIPEDWLGGAATSKASVEPAAEQTKQAAFIPEDFAQTEAVLPQTSRVEPEVIQPQQPQYQTPLDHATSNVAQRAEPVGQKWEEVTQAFIPSAQPTQTETKATENQVGFVSNDPLGTESSAHSSDIGKAFYEGLGISNPDLISNEALLFKQMGTCLRLCIDNLQKDLHEVESLKGEQGLSEADSNLAELMLTLNSQNLLSPNELVEQMLDELNDHQIIFNKALNELLIEQSETNDPVTFANVVASKSMFTTKSKLWGEYLEFYANNRRQMNETSLKGLIKKNYTKAIKGSHA; via the coding sequence ATGCAAACACATCAGCTAGTCCTATTCATTTCAAAGTGCCCGGAGGAATATACGGGCGCGAAGCATGTTGAAATGCCAGAGGGTGGTGGTTCAGTCGGTCGAGCGTCGAGCTGTACACTGCCTTTAGTTGATCATAACCGTTTCATCTCTGGCACACACTGTCTGATCAGTGTATACGGAGATACGTACTACATCAGCGATGTGTCAACCAACGGTACAATGGTGAATGGTAACAAAATACTAAAGAACCAACCTGTGTCCATCGTTGATGGCGATGTGATTTCTCTGGGTCAATACGAAATTGGTGTTTCGCTAGAGCATGTCACAGCAGCGCAAGATATTGCTTCTGACATTGCGCCAGAACGTGTATCGAATGATCCACTCGTCAATCTCGGTGAGGCGGTTGTAGAAGAGGAAGAAAAAGTCGGTGCATTAGAAGACTTGTTCATGGAGACCAAGCAAGATGATGTCAATACTGACGATCCTATTGCGCATCTAAAGTTTTCGATGCAGCGTGAAGACGACCATCTTATCCGCGATGTCGAAAAGCCTGAGCCTGCAAAGGCTAAGCCAGTCGAAAACACGCGACAAGTCGTTGATGACAGCTTCAGCATCCATTCTGAGTTCGATATTCCAAACTTAATCCCAGAAGATTGGTTGGGCGGCGCTGCCACGAGTAAAGCATCTGTCGAACCCGCGGCAGAACAAACTAAGCAAGCGGCGTTCATTCCAGAAGATTTTGCGCAAACGGAAGCCGTTCTACCTCAAACTAGTAGGGTGGAACCAGAGGTTATCCAGCCTCAACAGCCTCAATATCAAACACCACTTGATCACGCGACATCAAATGTTGCTCAAAGAGCAGAGCCTGTTGGTCAGAAATGGGAAGAGGTAACACAAGCTTTTATTCCATCAGCACAACCTACTCAGACAGAAACGAAAGCGACAGAGAACCAAGTCGGCTTTGTAAGCAATGATCCTCTAGGGACTGAGAGCTCTGCGCATTCTTCCGATATTGGTAAGGCATTTTATGAAGGTTTAGGCATTAGCAACCCAGATCTGATCAGTAACGAAGCTCTGCTGTTTAAACAGATGGGTACATGTCTTCGTTTATGTATCGATAACCTGCAAAAAGACCTGCATGAAGTTGAGTCACTCAAAGGTGAACAGGGTTTAAGTGAAGCGGATTCAAACTTAGCGGAGCTGATGTTGACGCTAAATAGCCAAAACTTGCTGTCTCCGAATGAATTGGTGGAGCAAATGTTGGATGAGCTCAACGATCATCAAATTATTTTTAACAAGGCTCTCAATGAGTTGCTGATTGAACAATCAGAGACGAATGACCCTGTCACGTTTGCAAACGTCGTCGCAAGTAAATCCATGTTCACCACCAAATCAAAGCTATGGGGTGAGTATCTTGAGTTTTACGCCAATAACCGTCGCCAAATGAATGAGACGTCATTGAAAGGCTTGATCAAGAAAAACTACACCAAAGCGATTAAGGGAAGCCATGCGTAG
- the tssJ gene encoding type VI secretion system lipoprotein TssJ — translation MRSIAILLGCALLSGCSMWGQFKESTGITPETSSIELVIEAYSVLNVREGGQSSPVILRVHELTSPVLFRSLDFFALFENDKASLGDEYIKRYEYQMQPGEKIHEFLELDPATRAVGFSVAFRDIDGSSWRKVEVIEEKSEYYIKLKLEGSELISDNTRGIEQVYF, via the coding sequence ATGCGTAGTATAGCTATATTACTCGGATGCGCTTTGCTATCCGGTTGTTCCATGTGGGGGCAATTTAAAGAATCAACAGGTATTACGCCAGAAACGTCCTCAATCGAATTAGTGATCGAGGCGTATTCGGTTCTGAATGTTCGTGAAGGTGGGCAATCCTCTCCAGTTATTTTGCGAGTTCATGAGCTGACATCACCCGTGTTATTTCGCAGCCTAGACTTCTTCGCTTTGTTTGAGAACGATAAAGCATCACTGGGTGATGAATACATCAAACGTTATGAATACCAAATGCAGCCTGGTGAAAAGATCCACGAATTCTTGGAGCTTGACCCAGCAACCCGTGCGGTTGGATTCTCAGTCGCGTTTCGCGATATCGACGGCTCTTCTTGGCGTAAAGTCGAAGTGATTGAAGAGAAGAGTGAGTACTACATCAAACTCAAGTTAGAAGGCAGTGAGTTAATTTCTGACAACACTCGCGGCATTGAACAAGTTTACTTTTAA